One Lysobacter enzymogenes DNA segment encodes these proteins:
- a CDS encoding ADP-ribosylglycohydrolase family protein: protein MNAVAARPDLSERYLGCLLGLACGDAVGTTVEFKARGDFAPLTDMTGGGPFGLRAGEWTDDTSMALCLGASLLHCRGFDPRDQMNRYCNWRAHGYLSSNGECFDIGATVSAALDRYLRSGDPYAGDPGPRAAGNGALMRLAPVPMLWRRDPERLRRYAAESTRTTHGAAEALDCSRLFASQVRAALMGAGKDAVLTPAMPPPQSEKVAAIHARGYAGKREDEIRGSGYSVKSLEAALWCFLHTDSFEAAILRAANLGEDADTTAAICGQVAGAFYGVQGIPEAWLRRLVMREDIAAMAQALLVLSDEPFETAE from the coding sequence ATGAACGCCGTCGCCGCGCGCCCCGACCTGAGCGAACGCTACCTCGGCTGCCTGCTCGGCCTGGCCTGCGGCGACGCGGTCGGCACCACCGTGGAATTCAAGGCGCGCGGCGATTTCGCGCCGCTGACCGACATGACCGGCGGCGGCCCGTTCGGCCTGCGCGCGGGCGAATGGACCGACGACACCTCGATGGCGCTGTGCCTGGGCGCGAGCCTGCTGCATTGCCGCGGCTTCGATCCGCGCGACCAGATGAACCGCTATTGCAACTGGCGCGCGCACGGTTATCTCAGCAGCAACGGCGAGTGTTTCGACATCGGCGCGACGGTGAGCGCCGCGTTGGACCGCTACCTGCGCAGCGGCGATCCTTACGCCGGCGATCCCGGCCCGCGCGCGGCCGGCAACGGCGCGCTGATGCGGCTGGCGCCGGTGCCGATGCTGTGGCGGCGCGATCCCGAGCGCCTGCGCCGCTACGCCGCCGAATCCACCCGCACCACCCACGGCGCGGCCGAGGCGCTGGATTGCTCGCGCCTGTTCGCCAGCCAAGTGCGCGCGGCGCTGATGGGCGCCGGCAAGGACGCCGTGCTGACGCCGGCGATGCCGCCGCCGCAAAGCGAAAAAGTCGCCGCGATCCACGCGCGCGGCTACGCCGGCAAGCGCGAGGACGAAATCCGCGGCAGCGGCTACAGCGTCAAATCGCTGGAAGCCGCGTTGTGGTGCTTCCTGCACACCGACTCGTTCGAGGCCGCGATCCTGCGCGCGGCCAACCTCGGCGAGGACGCCGACACCACCGCGGCGATCTGCGGACAGGTCGCCGGCGCGTTCTACGGCGTGCAGGGCATTCCCGAAGCCTGGTTGCGGCGCCTGGTCATGCGCGAGGACATCGCGGCGATGGCGCAGGCGCTGCTGGTCTTGTCGGACGAACCGTTCGAGACGGCGGAGTAG